CGAGTTTTGTCGCTGGTGAGCCAGCACGGAACGTTACCTCAAGTTCTCCCAAGTTCAACCACAAAGATCCGACCACCGGACAGCGGCTCCTGTGTGACCAGTGTCCACCTGGAACACATTTGAAGGACTACTGTACCGCCGATAGTCCCACTGTATGCCAGGTACCGACTGATGTGTCCTTGGTGTAGCAGGTTTTGCACATGTTCGGCACAATGTACCGTAATTTAGCACAGCCAGTAGATGACCCTAAGGTTACACACATGTAACAACAGTCTATTCGGCGGCCTTTTCATGTTGTTAGCAGCTGTGCGATATGCTGATTCAAACATCGATTTCAACACTGTGAACGTTTTCTTGACTCGTGTGTTTTTCAATGAAGGTCTGTCCCGACAACCACTTCACCGAGTACTACAACTGGGAGCCCGAATGTCGTTACTGCAACGAGTTTTGTGCCAAACCCAACCAGAAAATGTTGACAGAATGCACCACGAAGCACAACAGAAGGTATTGCAACACTTTTCTCCGGTGAAAGTGGTAAAAACTTcggaattataaaaaaaatgtagccATTTTAGTTTACAGTGGAAAAGTGTGGGGGCGGAGATGTGGGTGGTCAGAAGTTCCAGAGAAGTGAATCATCGATACATTCAAGTAAACTTCAAAGAGATGCGGGTGTAAAAACACACCACAAACTATCTCGTTTACAGAACCTAATCATGCAGCTAGACTCGTGTCCACAATGCACCGTATTCTTCCGTGTCGGGAGCAATCAAAGACCTTCACGATGCGTTAGTTTGCAGCAACCAGGGTTCAGTGTGTATACAGGTGTGTCAAAGGGTTTCGTCACTAATTTAGATCTAAGGAACAAAGAACCAGGCCTACAAAGATCTAAACGTTAGTTGTGTATGTATCCGTGCTGGATATCATCATATACTGTGGCTCAGGCTAGCATTATAAAACGGACCGCTAGTACTGTCTttaataaatgtaacgttacatccagTAACTTACTACCCGCCAAAACAAACATCCTCTTCTCTTCTAAAACCGGCGACGAATCCACAAACATGTTCCGCATTGAGAAAGGAAATCGGATTATGTGTTGACATATTTCGAGTACCTTCCTCTTTAGTTCCAGAATTTGATTTCTAGTAACGAAGCTAGGTTCTGATATCGACAGCATTGCTGTCGCAGTGCCATACGTAATGTGTATTACCACCTGTTGCTGTAACAGGTGGTACAAATCCCGTCTTGCAACCGGCAAAGATAAGGGCATAGGGCCTTTTATAAAAAgtaaaaggaaaggaaagtgatctcgattcagttttagctcactgaagagctaaacCTGCAGTGCACTATAGAATGAAGTAGAATGTTGAAACTGAACACCAAAGCCACAACTAAGAATCAGCCGCCGTTACATTTCAGTATATCACAGTTATGGCATCCCCACATCACGCAAGCCTTGGACAAAATCTACACGACTTTTCAGGAAAATTAAGGAGGTAATTGATAAGAATAGCTGCTTCAATGTATCAAGTATTGTGCGTGAAAACCCGTTGAAGCCCCTTTCAAGTATCCGTGACAAAGTTTTCTGACTCCAATAAAGACCTTTCTCTTTCTTCCAGGTGTGAGTGCATGACCGGCTATTTCTTGGATCTTGAAATTTGCCGGGCTCATCGACAATGTCGACGTGGATATGGGGTCGTCAGAAAAGGTGGGAATCGCGCTATGTTTACTTGAACCAAAGAGGTTATTGGGAGATTGAACTTGAGATTGATTTCATGTGAGTGATTACTCAATGTCGACAGGAACTTTGAAATGATATGACAATTGAAATTGATTCGTGATCGTGAATTGCTTTTCCCCTCCAGGCACCCCGCATTCTGATGTGGTTTGTCGAAAGTGCAGACAAGGAACTTTCTCTGATGCAACGTCCAACACCGCCCCCTGTCGCCCGCATAGGAACTGCTCTGCTCTTGGCCTGGCCTTCAAACAACACGGGAGTCGTCACCGTGACGCAATATGTGGGGATTCAGATTCTGTGGAAACGGACCATCCCAACAACAATTCAACTACGCAAACCATCGAAGGTAGATCCCACTTGTCCGTTTACAAATTGTGTACATTTATTCGACTCAACCACTAATAGAAATGGCAACATAAATCGTACAGCATACTTTTAAGTTGTCcacttttgtttatgtttgaatGTATGAATAGTGTTGTACTCGAGTAAAGCTAATGGGGGTCTCAATAAAACAAACTCATAGTGGGATAAGAAAAGAACAATTCAAAAACATTATAatcactgtttgaaatatttcctTTCAGACGATAGTCTTCGCAAAGCAGTCGATTACGTCGCCAAGAATCTGTCCGTCCGCTGGCAGAAATTCGCCAAGAAACTGCCCGGTAAGACGGTACCAAGGAGAGTCATTAAGAACATCAAAGCCTCGAACTCCAGTCGCCGCGAAAGGGTGACAGAAGTGCTGAATGAATGGGTGAAGGTCAACGGCAAGAAGGCCGATCTGAAGGGGATAGAGAGAGCCCTGAGAAGGAGTGGACAGAAAGAGTTGGCCCAAAGAGTTAGAAAGATGTGAGCTCAAAATGAAGCATACGCAAAAGTTGATGATGGTTTAACCTACTTTATCACGGAGCATGTTCTTTTAGTCGTTATCTATCAGAAGTTTGGCAGTGACGTACAAAAGAAAATACATATGATATGATGCCATATTAGTATTCATATGTTTCTGTAAGATGTATATCCTGATAAGAGATGCTTGAGttgtcatgtttgtttgatATTAAGTTATTGACAAGAGGCCATTTCATGAAACAGTTGTTACACTTGGCAAAATGAAATGCAAGTTTTCAAGCATATAAGCATGTATCTTTTGCTTCTTCTGGTTAAAAAAAGTCAGATCAAACTAATGCAAATTAGCAGGGACTTTGCTTTGTGTTCTTATTCCTTGCATGGAAAATTAATATTTTCAGACCTTTGATAAGATCATAAAGGAAGCTGCATTAACTTCTTGGAAATATAAATGGATGGTAAGGCCTGGGATAAGAAATGCTGTGTTAGGCCTAAGGAATTTCTAATAATCACCTGTACTGTTTCACTGCCAGAATAGAGGTATTGTTGTGATAATCTAGTTGTGCGGttctttattattattttttagtTTAATACAGTATTACTTCAAAGCCCTTGGTGTTTGCCTTGTCCATTTTGCTCTGTAATTTcgtattttgtaaacatctcATAACTAGTACTGAGCTTATTTTTTTACTGAGAGACCATATCTACTGGGTACAAATTCAAATTTGAAGTTaatgttatgaaaataaatgagGCTTGCATGGTATGTATACCAATTGACCCTgttgcaaatacagcatatacaATATTGTATCCTACACTAACATCATGAGAAAACAAACACGGGACATGAGATCCTAGTTAGCACATCTGCAACTTTTATTTCCATTTTCATGTCTGTCCCTCCAAAGTACACATTCAAATTCACCCAATCGTGTTAAGGACAGCTACAATTTTTTGCTGTTCAAAATTCCACAAATTTAGCTTCCAAAAGCTTCCACACTTGGCACATTGATATATCAGAAGTGAGCAGCAGAGGTACGACCAAGGCAGTTGGTAAGTTAGCAAATATAAGTCACTACATGTATGCTGGACAACATTCAAATATTATAGATACTGGTATTATAAAAGTCATGAGTATCTATTAGGCATggtttcaaaaacattttgtttatggtGATTTTAGCTATCCAAACACAAAAGAactcaaaattttatttttgacaaCAACAGTCCACTCAAAAGTTGTGATTGAAAAATAATCAAACATCTTCAAAATGCAGCATACATGCATATTAATGCTTTAGCACAGCTATTCAGAGAAAAGGCTAGGTTAATTTGATAAGCACACATTCAAAATTGAAACTTTTACCAAAAAGTGtctttttgcaacaaatgaaaGCATGCTATGGCAACATCAAAGTGAAAACACTAACATGGTCTTGTGTCATCTTCTACACAAATATTGTCACAGTAGGCAAAGGAACCTACATTTACATATCCATGCCAAGAAGGTGTATTTCCTTAAGGAAAAGTCCATCAGGCACAACAATGAAAGAACAGCTTGAGTTCAAAATTTGTCATTTCAATAGATGTTTCATCTCAAAGACTCAATTAATTCCATTCCAAAGCTTTGGTAATGGAGAGTAAATTTAGAAATGCTTTTCACAAACAACCACAACATGAAGGCATGGGAAGGCTCATCAATAGACAAAATGGTAAATGACAGCAAAATCATTTGAAGCAAATTGCAGCAAGTGTCTAGGCACAAAATAATTCCCAAATCACAACCACACAAGCTTTCAAGCAATAATGTGAATGTATGATGCACAAATGATTAAACCTATGTACTAAATTGTTATTAAATCAGTGCAACATGCATGTAATTCAACCATTCAAAATTGCTAGTGTTAGTTGGACTCTACATAGCACCACAAAACAAGCGAAGCATATAGCACACTTGAAACAGGTTATATTCCATACCACTAAGTCCATAACATATGGCCTACAATTCTTTGAAACAGTAGGTGTGTTGTTAGGTGTTAGTGCAGCTGCCTTAATTCTTCTTAGCCTTAATCAAGACATAATATTCTTGAAATACACAATTTCTCTGAAATACTATGcgataacaaaaaaacaaaccagTTAATACAGATACAGTGCCTCGGTGCCACAAATATTTGGCCAAATTGTATAATTGTAAGTACCATTAGATAGCATTGTCAAACCTTTTTCTACTTCACTACAGTCCTCATTTGCTCCAGAGTTCTTCTTATTTCTCTATAGTTTTAGTTGTCAAAGACAAATTCTTGCTACATTGTACTTAGATAATCAGTCACTTCTGCTTACACTGCCACTTAAATTATCATTCCTAGGGAAAGTTGCAAATATTCAAGTCTCTTTGAGAAAAGtcaatacacatttatatatcatTGTAGCAAATTGGTACTTCTTCAAATAGCAAACAAATTTCTAGTAGGAAAAACTTTACTCTATGTTTGTTAATTTTTAACAATACAATACTTTTGCTGctatttttttctagttttctgttttttctttCCATCTGTAAAAAACACGGAGCGTGCCACATTCCATCGCTTGGAAAATgtggcatttttttctgtcaagatggcggactgCCTGTTCACATTTTCCATGATGTTCTTTTTCTGGCCTGGTTGTCTAAGGCCTCTTGAGCAAAGCCTGTGtggaaaagcaacaacaacagtgtTACATTTTGTGAAAAAGGAAATCGAAGGTTCAATAAAAATAATGtcggacaagttttctaaaatccacttgtcctattgggcaaacACATGAAAAATTTTACTTACCTggaccaatttttcacttgcccgaaattcaaatgtcacttctATGTGCCTCTATTTTTCCAtattgaccattgcttgatgtcatgactgtaaaaagtaaccagtatatcaaaatcttacttgtccgatcgggcaagtggggtaggtcatgcacttggaCAAGTTCACTTGCCCTGTACAATAGGGCTAATGAAATCCAACCCTGAATGTGCAAGAACAGCACAATATTGGTACTCACGCTGTACTTGAGCGGTTGGTCGTTTGCCCGGAGTGTGACCTGTACTCTGCTGAAGTACGTCAGGACCTGCGTGGCCGGCTCAGGGTGTTCTGGATCTTCTGCCCAGTTCAAGGTCAACTGGGGACGGCCATTGACCTTCTCAAAGTCATAGCTCTTCAAGGGGATGGCctgtgggtcaaaggtgaacacAATCAACCAATCACATAAAACTGACAGTCAAAGACTTTTACATCATGCTGCAAACATTACATGCTGACATTTTCCAGTcattatacatatatttgtagaagaaatatttgtgtttgtttcaaCAGTGAAGTAGAAATTCAATACTCACATTGCAGTATGCCCTTTTGACGACCCCCAGTCTCCACACCAGTACGTCCACAGCCTGGTCCAGTACTCCCATCACCATGCCGTCCTCCTCCAGAGGACCACACTCCTGTAAACATCAGGGCACAAGATGTCAGGACTAAAGAGAGATGGATGGCAGttgtatccagtatttgattatacggctactggggtccctgacacaggggtaggcagcaatTGGATAGTCTTTACACCGCACTTCCATGCAGCTCCGTCCAGCAGGCTTACCCTACATAGACCGTACACCTTGTTGTCCCTACTAGTACATTCCATTCAGGATTTCCTTGGTCTCCCACCACCTCTGTTGCCTGACAATTTCAATTCGGTGATGGTTTTGTGACAAACATCACAGAAAACTTCAACACCATACAACATTTCACAAGGACTTAGTGTTGACACTGACCTTGACAAAAGAGGCAAAGAACATGTCGGCACTGGCCTCCTGCACCCTCTTGGATGCGTCCTTCCTGTCATTACAGTGGTCTGTCATACCCTGTAGCTCCTCAGCAGACTTCTCCACAGCAGGACCACAACCTGGGATTGTCACACAGACCATCATGTAATCATGACCATAACTAAATTTCCGAAACTTTAAGGACTGGTGGCAAGGTGTTTTTGTGCTTAGGGTTGTATACTAAAGTATACTAAAGAACCAACCACACTCATTGACAACAGAAGGAGTCGTGAAGGGTGTGAGTGGATGAAACCTTAAAGTCCAGTCTGTCTAGTGATGACTGCTCCTACTTACTGCACAAGACAGTTATGTTATGCCTAAGCAGATCATaagaaaagaactttgcaaagacctgagtcagcttacagatgtgccctatgtggcagagactgccattctcgtat
The window above is part of the Branchiostoma floridae strain S238N-H82 chromosome 14, Bfl_VNyyK, whole genome shotgun sequence genome. Proteins encoded here:
- the LOC118430669 gene encoding tumor necrosis factor receptor superfamily member 11B-like is translated as MAALLRSAVVIILITVLLTSFVAGEPARNVTSSSPKFNHKDPTTGQRLLCDQCPPGTHLKDYCTADSPTVCQVCPDNHFTEYYNWEPECRYCNEFCAKPNQKMLTECTTKHNRRCECMTGYFLDLEICRAHRQCRRGYGVVRKGTPHSDVVCRKCRQGTFSDATSNTAPCRPHRNCSALGLAFKQHGSRHRDAICGDSDSVETDHPNNNSTTQTIEDDSLRKAVDYVAKNLSVRWQKFAKKLPGKTVPRRVIKNIKASNSSRRERVTEVLNEWVKVNGKKADLKGIERALRRSGQKELAQRVRKM